The Sphingobacterium bambusae genome includes a window with the following:
- a CDS encoding methionine ABC transporter ATP-binding protein, protein MIRLEEINKIFYKKNKTVQALKNVSLEIAKEDIFGIIGYSGSGKSTLVRTINLLERPSTGEVYLSGQAISTLSETQLIPYRRKIGMIFQHFNLLSSQTVFDNIAFPLTLAGTPKGQIEARVKELLTLIDLDEKSDDYPAALSGGQKQRVAIARALASQPEILLCDEATSALDPQTTRSILSLLKRINRELGITIVLITHQMEVVRAICNRVAVISQGEIVEENTVENIFNNAQSPITKELLNPTLVID, encoded by the coding sequence ATGATCAGATTAGAAGAGATCAATAAAATATTTTATAAGAAAAACAAAACGGTACAAGCCCTAAAGAATGTGTCGCTAGAAATAGCTAAAGAGGATATTTTTGGTATCATTGGCTATTCAGGCTCGGGCAAGAGTACCCTCGTTCGAACCATCAATCTATTAGAGCGTCCCAGCACTGGAGAGGTATACCTCTCCGGTCAAGCAATCAGCACCTTATCCGAAACACAGTTGATTCCCTATCGTCGGAAAATAGGCATGATCTTTCAACACTTTAATCTGCTTTCATCCCAAACGGTATTTGACAACATTGCTTTTCCTCTAACGCTTGCAGGCACGCCCAAAGGGCAGATTGAAGCACGCGTGAAAGAACTATTGACCTTGATAGACCTCGACGAAAAGAGTGACGACTATCCTGCAGCACTATCTGGAGGACAAAAGCAACGTGTGGCCATCGCACGAGCGTTGGCATCCCAACCGGAGATCCTGCTCTGCGATGAGGCAACAAGCGCCTTGGATCCGCAAACGACGCGATCTATCTTATCATTGTTAAAACGCATAAATAGAGAACTGGGAATCACCATTGTGCTTATTACCCATCAAATGGAGGTCGTGCGCGCAATATGTAACCGCGTGGCCGTGATCTCACAGGGCGAAATAGTGGAGGAAAATACCGTTGAAAATATTTTCAACAATGCCCAATCACCCATTACAAAGGAATTATTAAACCCCACATTAGTTATTGATTAA
- the metI gene encoding methionine ABC transporter permease MetI — protein sequence MSEATLSLLAKGTWETLVMTFSSGFFSFLLGLPLGILLFLTRERQLLANKSVNRTIAFFVNIFRSIPFIILIVWMIPFTRALVGTSIGMKAAIVPLSIGAAPFVARLVENCLLEIPYGIIEAARSMGASTLQIVRRVLIPEALPALINSSSLTLITLVGYSAMGGAVGAGGLGHIGYQYGYVGYDAFIMNMVLLLLIGIVFGIQFLGDRLSKKVDHRK from the coding sequence ATGTCTGAAGCAACACTTTCTTTATTGGCAAAAGGAACTTGGGAAACCCTAGTCATGACCTTTTCCTCCGGTTTTTTTAGCTTCCTGCTGGGTCTTCCTTTAGGTATTCTACTTTTTCTAACTAGAGAACGGCAACTGTTGGCCAATAAATCGGTCAACCGCACGATTGCATTTTTCGTCAACATCTTCCGCTCTATTCCTTTCATCATTCTTATTGTATGGATGATTCCGTTTACCAGAGCATTGGTTGGCACATCGATCGGTATGAAAGCGGCTATCGTTCCCCTCAGCATCGGCGCTGCCCCGTTTGTTGCCCGACTGGTGGAAAACTGTTTGCTGGAGATTCCCTATGGAATTATCGAAGCAGCGCGCTCGATGGGCGCATCCACTTTGCAGATTGTTCGTCGCGTGCTTATTCCAGAAGCGTTGCCCGCATTGATCAATAGCAGCTCGCTTACACTGATCACTTTGGTAGGCTATTCCGCAATGGGCGGTGCCGTGGGAGCTGGCGGACTGGGGCATATCGGATATCAATATGGCTATGTGGGCTATGATGCATTTATCATGAACATGGTGCTCCTACTTTTAATAGGCATTGTATTTGGTATCCAATTTTTGGGCGATAGGCTATCGAAAAAGGTAGACCATCGGAAGTAA
- the metQ gene encoding methionine ABC transporter substrate-binding lipoprotein MetQ: MKFNLTQAAASIMLAAILWSCGGSQNSSNVLKVGVQAGPEFSLAEAAQKVAKEKYNLDVELVSFNDYVMPNEALQQKDIDVNVFQTKPYLDVQTESRGYTFAIVGNTFVYPMAGYSKKIKSISELKNGDTVVIPNDPTNLGRALLLLQEVGLIKLKADVGILPKLQDITENRLNLEILELEAPQLPRTLDDAKVTVAIINNNFAASNNLTAKRDGIFVENEKSPYVNIIVSREDNKEDEKVKNFAKAYQSDEVEAKAEEVFKGGAVKGW; the protein is encoded by the coding sequence ATGAAATTCAACCTTACACAAGCTGCAGCATCCATTATGCTCGCAGCGATATTATGGTCTTGTGGTGGATCCCAAAACTCTTCCAATGTCCTCAAAGTAGGCGTGCAGGCAGGCCCTGAATTTAGTTTGGCCGAGGCTGCACAAAAGGTAGCCAAAGAAAAATACAATTTGGATGTCGAATTGGTATCGTTCAACGATTATGTAATGCCCAACGAAGCGTTACAACAAAAAGATATCGATGTCAACGTATTTCAAACAAAGCCTTACCTCGATGTACAGACAGAGAGCCGTGGCTATACCTTCGCCATCGTAGGCAACACCTTCGTTTATCCTATGGCAGGTTACTCAAAAAAAATAAAGAGCATTAGCGAGCTGAAAAACGGTGATACCGTCGTGATCCCCAACGATCCGACGAACCTTGGTCGGGCGCTATTACTCCTTCAGGAAGTAGGCCTGATCAAGCTGAAGGCTGATGTTGGCATATTGCCGAAGCTACAGGATATCACCGAGAACCGCTTGAACCTGGAAATCTTGGAACTGGAGGCACCACAACTGCCCCGCACCTTAGACGACGCAAAGGTTACGGTAGCTATCATCAACAATAACTTCGCAGCCAGCAACAACCTGACGGCAAAGCGCGACGGTATCTTCGTGGAAAACGAAAAATCGCCCTATGTAAATATCATCGTTAGCCGTGAGGACAATAAAGAAGACGAGAAAGTAAAGAATTTTGCAAAAGCCTATCAATCCGACGAGGTAGAAGCTAAAGCAGAAGAAGTTTTTAAAGGAGGCGCTGTTAAAGGCTGGTAA
- a CDS encoding YfiT family bacillithiol transferase, producing the protein MKEALEKSRYPIGKFVCPDEISDALFQEWLQKIADFPDLLKEEVQNLSEEALRNTYREEGWTIAQLVHHCADSHMNSFIRFKLALTENEPTIKPYLEDQWALLPDASIVGIGYSLLILEGLHARWAALLANLTDEMRNRTFVHPETNQRISLRINTGIYAWHGEHHLAHIRLAKKNAERRDT; encoded by the coding sequence ATGAAAGAAGCCTTAGAAAAAAGCCGTTATCCTATTGGAAAGTTTGTCTGTCCGGATGAAATTAGCGATGCCCTATTTCAAGAGTGGTTGCAGAAAATCGCAGATTTTCCAGATTTACTGAAAGAAGAAGTACAAAACCTGTCAGAAGAAGCATTGCGCAATACCTATCGCGAAGAAGGTTGGACCATCGCACAGCTGGTGCATCATTGTGCGGATAGCCATATGAACAGTTTTATACGCTTTAAGCTAGCACTCACGGAAAATGAACCCACTATCAAACCCTATTTGGAAGATCAATGGGCGTTGCTTCCGGATGCTTCCATCGTCGGCATTGGATATTCCTTGCTGATTTTGGAGGGGCTTCATGCGCGTTGGGCTGCCCTCTTGGCTAATCTTACGGACGAAATGAGAAATCGGACCTTCGTGCATCCAGAAACGAATCAGCGAATTTCGCTGCGAATCAATACAGGGATTTATGCTTGGCATGGCGAACATCATCTTGCACACATTAGGCTTGCAAAAAAGAATGCCGAAAGGCGTGACACTTAA
- a CDS encoding thiamine pyrophosphate-dependent enzyme, whose protein sequence is MAKIVAEQLVEMLVEAGIKRVYAVTGDSLNFFNEAIRKDGRIKWIHVRHEEVGAYAAAAEAELDGIACCAGSCGPGHIHLINGVYEAHRSHVPLLVIASTIPTNQMGTDYFQETNTYKLFDDCSGYNQLVTTAEQAPRIFQSAIQHAISQKGVSVIGLPGDVSELKAIEPHSAQKMYACQPVIRPSDYELQCIAQLLNEAKTVTIYGGIGCAGAKEQLSELAKKLKAPVGYSFRGKMHVQLDAPYDVGMTGLLGIPSCYQAMKEADVLLLLGTDMPYDAFMPKDNKIIQIDLVQSRLGRRADLTIGAVGDIKETIKSLLPFLEEKDDHSFLDSFGTFHEKVQERLHQYVESNGEKDAIQPEFLADKINSLAKDDAIFTVDTGMSCVWGARYIQQTGSRTLLGSFNHGSMANAMPMAIGAALAHPDKQVIAFCGDGGLSMLLGDLSTIKQYNLPIKLVVFNNRALGMVKLEMEVAGLVDNETAMENPDFAKVAEAMGIHGMNIHEPSEVEDGLRKAFSFDGPFLLNVFTNPNALAMPAHITKEQVLGMTESMAKMILGGRMDEVFDTIKSNYKHLKEIF, encoded by the coding sequence ATGGCAAAGATAGTCGCAGAGCAACTGGTGGAGATGTTGGTGGAAGCTGGCATAAAGCGCGTATATGCGGTCACAGGAGATAGTTTAAATTTTTTCAATGAAGCTATCCGCAAAGATGGCCGCATCAAATGGATACATGTAAGGCACGAAGAGGTTGGCGCTTACGCCGCTGCTGCAGAAGCCGAACTGGATGGTATTGCTTGTTGTGCAGGAAGCTGCGGCCCCGGACATATCCATTTAATCAATGGGGTGTACGAAGCGCATCGCTCCCACGTGCCACTGCTGGTTATAGCATCCACTATCCCCACTAATCAAATGGGAACGGATTATTTCCAAGAGACCAATACGTACAAGCTATTTGATGATTGTAGCGGCTATAATCAATTGGTAACGACCGCCGAGCAAGCGCCACGTATTTTCCAATCAGCTATACAGCATGCCATATCCCAAAAAGGAGTCAGTGTAATTGGACTGCCAGGCGACGTATCGGAGCTAAAAGCTATAGAACCGCACAGCGCACAGAAAATGTACGCCTGCCAGCCCGTCATCCGCCCTTCGGATTACGAACTACAGTGCATAGCACAATTACTCAACGAAGCTAAGACCGTTACCATCTATGGAGGAATAGGCTGCGCAGGTGCGAAAGAGCAACTTTCAGAATTGGCGAAAAAACTAAAAGCTCCCGTGGGCTACAGTTTTCGAGGAAAAATGCATGTACAGCTTGATGCTCCATACGATGTGGGCATGACCGGCTTATTGGGTATCCCCTCTTGCTACCAAGCCATGAAAGAAGCTGATGTGCTTTTACTGTTAGGAACAGACATGCCTTATGACGCTTTTATGCCCAAAGACAATAAGATTATCCAAATAGATCTCGTGCAAAGCAGGCTAGGCCGACGCGCCGATCTCACTATTGGTGCTGTGGGCGATATTAAAGAAACCATTAAATCGCTACTCCCCTTCCTCGAAGAAAAAGATGACCACTCTTTCTTGGATTCCTTTGGCACCTTTCACGAAAAAGTGCAGGAGCGACTTCATCAGTATGTAGAAAGCAATGGTGAGAAAGATGCAATTCAGCCCGAGTTTCTGGCAGATAAAATTAATTCCCTTGCCAAAGATGATGCTATATTTACGGTGGACACAGGAATGTCCTGTGTGTGGGGCGCGCGCTACATACAGCAAACTGGTAGCAGAACCCTATTGGGCTCGTTCAATCACGGAAGCATGGCCAACGCCATGCCTATGGCGATCGGCGCAGCTCTCGCGCATCCCGACAAACAGGTAATTGCATTTTGTGGTGACGGCGGATTGTCCATGCTTTTGGGCGACCTTTCTACCATCAAACAGTATAACCTTCCCATAAAGTTGGTGGTTTTCAACAACAGAGCATTAGGCATGGTAAAACTGGAGATGGAAGTAGCAGGCTTGGTCGATAATGAAACAGCGATGGAAAATCCGGATTTCGCTAAAGTAGCCGAAGCGATGGGTATTCACGGCATGAACATCCATGAACCATCAGAAGTCGAAGATGGACTACGTAAGGCCTTCTCCTTCGACGGGCCTTTTCTGCTCAACGTGTTTACCAATCCAAACGCACTCGCTATGCCTGCCCATATTACCAAGGAACAGGTTTTGGGTATGACGGAAAGTATGGCAAAGATGATCTTGGGTGGCAGAATGGATGAAGTGTTTGATACGATTAAATCAAATTACAAACACCTGAAGGAAATCTTCTAA
- the mgrA gene encoding L-glyceraldehyde 3-phosphate reductase, whose amino-acid sequence MKYTANPDRYKHMQYNRSGKSGLLLPAISLGLWHNFGNDVPHQTKVDICTTAFDLGITHFDLANNYGPPPGSAEKAFGRILREEFAGLRDELIISSKSGYLMWDGPYGEWGSRKNMIASCDQSLKRLGVDYVDVFYSHRFDPETPLEETMLALDQLVRAGKALYVGVSSYNAARTREAHQLLKALGTPFVIHQPSYSMLNRWVETDGLLDALEETGIGSIVFSPLAQGMLTNKYLQEIPQGSRASQGKSLSTSFLSEENLSRVKDLNQLAEERGQTLAQMAIAWVLRDKRVTSALIGASKPQQVIDCVGALDRLDFSEQELAAINRYALDSDINIWAKSAEIKP is encoded by the coding sequence ATGAAGTATACCGCTAATCCAGATCGTTATAAACACATGCAGTACAACCGCTCAGGCAAAAGCGGTCTTTTATTGCCCGCAATTTCCTTAGGCCTATGGCATAATTTCGGCAACGACGTGCCTCACCAGACAAAGGTGGATATTTGCACCACGGCTTTTGACCTTGGCATAACCCACTTTGATTTGGCCAACAACTATGGTCCTCCTCCAGGGAGTGCCGAGAAAGCTTTCGGACGTATTTTAAGGGAAGAGTTTGCCGGGCTGCGCGATGAATTGATCATCTCCTCAAAGTCGGGCTACTTGATGTGGGATGGTCCTTATGGCGAATGGGGAAGTCGTAAGAATATGATTGCTAGCTGTGATCAAAGCTTGAAGCGCCTAGGGGTCGATTATGTAGATGTTTTTTATTCGCACCGATTCGATCCAGAGACTCCGTTGGAAGAAACGATGCTGGCTTTGGATCAGCTCGTTCGTGCTGGAAAAGCCCTTTACGTCGGGGTATCCTCTTACAATGCTGCTCGTACACGCGAAGCCCATCAACTCTTGAAAGCGCTGGGTACGCCTTTCGTCATCCATCAGCCCAGCTATTCGATGCTGAACCGTTGGGTAGAAACGGATGGCCTTTTGGATGCTTTAGAAGAAACTGGAATTGGATCCATCGTCTTTTCGCCTTTGGCGCAGGGCATGTTGACTAACAAATATTTACAGGAGATACCACAAGGCAGTCGCGCCAGTCAAGGGAAATCGTTATCGACTAGCTTCCTCTCCGAAGAAAATTTAAGCCGTGTGAAGGACTTAAACCAATTGGCCGAAGAGCGTGGACAAACCTTAGCACAAATGGCCATAGCTTGGGTGTTGCGTGATAAGCGGGTGACTTCTGCCTTGATAGGTGCCAGCAAGCCTCAGCAGGTGATAGACTGCGTTGGCGCTTTGGATCGTTTGGATTTTTCCGAACAGGAGCTTGCCGCCATTAACCGTTACGCCCTAGATAGCGATATCAATATATGGGCGAAATCGGCCGAGATTAAGCCCTAA
- a CDS encoding peptidylprolyl isomerase, with protein MKKTLSLCLALILYVGVSAQTHRILFKTNYGSFKVVLYDYMPKHRDLFLDAIKTDVYRDALFNRVIENFVVQGGEHDVDIAKREAAHPELGKPRLAGEFDPRAYHKVGAFGAGRDDNPEKASFLNQLYFIVGKTVSNEELDALEKKKGIKYSSEARNTYLKIGGQPRLDNDYTVFGEVYEGLSVLMEISRVKTNKEDYPLKAIEFTMEEIN; from the coding sequence ATGAAAAAAACATTATCGCTTTGCCTCGCGCTCATACTCTATGTGGGTGTATCAGCACAAACGCATCGTATCCTATTTAAAACTAATTATGGTTCTTTCAAAGTGGTTCTGTATGATTACATGCCCAAACACCGCGATTTATTTTTGGATGCTATAAAAACCGATGTTTATCGGGATGCACTTTTCAATCGCGTTATTGAAAATTTTGTGGTGCAAGGTGGCGAGCACGATGTGGATATTGCCAAGCGCGAAGCAGCACATCCCGAACTTGGGAAGCCACGCCTCGCAGGAGAGTTCGATCCTCGAGCCTACCATAAAGTAGGTGCTTTTGGTGCCGGGCGCGATGATAATCCAGAAAAGGCTTCGTTCCTAAACCAGCTGTATTTCATCGTTGGAAAAACCGTTAGCAACGAGGAGCTCGATGCATTGGAGAAAAAGAAAGGTATCAAATACAGCTCCGAAGCGCGAAATACCTATTTAAAAATAGGCGGACAACCGCGTTTGGACAATGACTACACCGTCTTTGGCGAGGTTTATGAAGGCCTATCGGTATTGATGGAAATCAGTAGGGTGAAGACCAACAAAGAAGACTACCCGCTGAAAGCGATCGAATTCACAATGGAAGAGATCAACTAG
- a CDS encoding endonuclease/exonuclease/phosphatase family protein has protein sequence MNDALIIAGVVIITFTLLPLIRHDYWTFRVFDYPRLQKLVLSLTWIAVYLGVGLPSHTAVLVVAGLMLVNVAYLFYLIFPFTILASKQVKRATHDDKANSISLLISNVYEDNNNIAGCLAVVKRCAADLVLLLETDHKWAEGTAPLDDDYAYHVKVPIDNTYGMLLFSKYPIENEEVRYLVEDDIPSIRCEVILPSGQPVQVYAVHPTPPVPNENPRSTERDKELLLIAEEAKKTKLPTLVMGDLNDVAWSYTTTLFLKISGLLDPRRGRGFFNTFHAHYPFMRFPLDHAFISTHFKLKSIRKEDNFDSDHFPIFAHLQFEKAAEAEQEDAVLEADEEDKEIAEEKINAETE, from the coding sequence ATGAACGATGCTTTAATCATAGCGGGAGTCGTTATTATCACCTTCACACTCTTGCCGCTTATTCGTCACGATTATTGGACATTTCGCGTATTCGATTACCCTCGCTTGCAAAAATTGGTTCTGAGCTTGACTTGGATCGCCGTTTATCTCGGTGTAGGATTGCCATCACATACTGCAGTACTGGTTGTAGCAGGACTGATGCTCGTGAACGTAGCCTATTTGTTCTATCTCATTTTTCCGTTTACCATCTTGGCTTCAAAGCAGGTCAAAAGAGCCACACACGACGATAAAGCGAACAGTATATCCCTATTAATATCCAATGTATATGAAGACAACAACAACATAGCTGGCTGTTTGGCTGTCGTTAAGCGTTGTGCCGCCGATTTGGTACTTTTATTAGAAACAGACCATAAATGGGCCGAAGGAACAGCGCCGCTGGATGACGACTATGCTTACCATGTTAAAGTACCTATAGACAATACCTACGGTATGCTTTTGTTTTCAAAATATCCAATAGAAAATGAAGAAGTGCGCTACTTAGTAGAAGACGATATTCCATCAATACGCTGCGAAGTAATACTGCCCAGTGGGCAGCCTGTCCAAGTCTATGCTGTGCACCCTACGCCTCCCGTGCCCAATGAAAACCCAAGGTCGACGGAACGGGACAAAGAGCTGTTGTTGATTGCGGAAGAAGCGAAGAAAACAAAACTCCCTACGTTGGTAATGGGCGACCTCAATGATGTCGCTTGGAGCTATACCACGACACTCTTTCTGAAAATTAGCGGTTTGTTGGATCCACGCCGTGGACGCGGTTTCTTCAATACCTTTCACGCGCACTATCCCTTTATGCGCTTTCCGTTAGACCATGCCTTTATCTCGACGCATTTCAAACTAAAATCTATCCGTAAGGAAGACAACTTTGATTCGGATCACTTTCCGATATTTGCGCATTTGCAATTTGAAAAAGCGGCTGAAGCAGAACAGGAAGATGCCGTATTGGAGGCCGATGAAGAGGATAAAGAGATTGCCGAAGAGAAGATCAATGCAGAAACCGAATAA
- a CDS encoding Lrp/AsnC family transcriptional regulator: MMNLDETDLQILQLLRANARLTNKEIGERLNKTATPIFKRIKRLEEQGYIKGYVAVLDYEKLDRGLVAFTHVQIKDHSRVGLQAFLEQAIAFDEVLECYQTSGEFDFILRIAAKDIKSYQDFMINKLIDLVPLTSVKSTFVMREAKK; encoded by the coding sequence ATGATGAATTTGGATGAAACCGATTTGCAGATTTTGCAGCTTCTACGGGCTAACGCGCGACTCACCAATAAGGAAATTGGTGAACGATTGAACAAGACCGCTACACCGATCTTCAAGCGCATCAAGCGTTTGGAAGAGCAGGGATATATTAAGGGCTATGTGGCTGTATTGGATTACGAGAAGTTGGATCGTGGTTTGGTGGCTTTTACCCATGTGCAAATCAAAGATCATTCGCGCGTCGGGCTACAGGCTTTTCTCGAGCAGGCGATTGCCTTCGATGAGGTTTTAGAATGTTACCAAACATCTGGCGAGTTCGACTTTATTTTGCGCATAGCCGCCAAGGATATTAAGAGTTATCAAGATTTTATGATCAATAAGCTGATCGACTTGGTGCCGCTTACTTCCGTTAAAAGTACGTTCGTTATGCGCGAAGCAAAAAAATAG
- a CDS encoding histidine decarboxylase, which translates to MNMLHPADQDRLSTYMTKAFDRAKNFIGYPIAQDFDYAQLYPLLKLPLNNIGDPLLPSTYDLSSREMEKEVLTFFADIFRAPQENWWGYINNGGSEGNLYALYAARELYANGVVYYSDATHYSVQKNIKLLNMESIQIRTQKHGEIDYDDLRKMIDFNRHKPVIMVANIGTTMTEAKDDITQFRQLMQELRIDNYYIHCDAALAGVYSMLLDLRPGFDFTYGADSISISGHKFIGSPLPCGLVLIKKNHKDRIGRQVAYIGTIDTTISGSRNGHTPVFLWYAMKCMGKEGFRDRALACLENAQYACQRLQEIGIDAWRNTDAITVVFPALQHAALLEKWQIATGGGISHIICMPGVTKEKIDEFVADILTLEANRLLEAELVP; encoded by the coding sequence ATGAACATGCTTCATCCCGCTGACCAAGATCGATTGTCGACATATATGACCAAGGCCTTTGATCGTGCAAAAAATTTTATCGGTTATCCTATTGCACAGGATTTTGATTATGCCCAGCTGTATCCTCTGCTCAAACTTCCGCTAAACAATATCGGCGACCCGCTCCTTCCATCCACCTACGACCTCAGTTCAAGGGAAATGGAAAAAGAAGTGCTAACATTTTTTGCGGATATCTTCCGGGCGCCACAGGAAAATTGGTGGGGCTACATCAACAACGGGGGCTCAGAGGGCAATCTATATGCTTTATATGCAGCCCGTGAGCTTTATGCCAACGGCGTTGTTTATTATTCGGATGCAACGCATTACAGCGTACAGAAAAACATCAAGCTTTTGAATATGGAAAGCATCCAGATCCGTACACAAAAGCATGGAGAAATCGATTATGATGATCTGCGCAAAATGATTGACTTCAATCGGCATAAGCCAGTTATCATGGTTGCCAATATTGGAACGACTATGACTGAAGCTAAGGATGACATTACGCAATTTCGCCAGCTGATGCAGGAGCTACGTATAGACAATTACTACATACATTGTGATGCGGCATTGGCCGGCGTATACAGTATGCTGCTTGATCTTAGGCCGGGCTTTGATTTCACTTACGGCGCGGATAGTATATCCATCAGCGGCCACAAATTTATTGGATCGCCCCTGCCCTGTGGGCTCGTCCTCATCAAGAAAAACCACAAAGACCGTATTGGACGTCAAGTGGCATATATCGGCACCATCGACACCACTATATCCGGCAGCCGAAATGGTCATACACCGGTCTTTCTATGGTACGCGATGAAGTGTATGGGGAAGGAAGGATTTCGTGATCGCGCATTGGCCTGCCTTGAAAACGCCCAGTACGCCTGTCAAAGACTACAGGAGATTGGCATCGACGCTTGGCGCAACACAGACGCCATAACCGTTGTGTTTCCTGCCTTACAGCATGCTGCGCTATTGGAAAAATGGCAAATTGCCACAGGAGGAGGAATTAGTCATATCATCTGCATGCCGGGCGTGACAAAAGAAAAAATTGACGAATTTGTGGCAGATATTTTAACTTTGGAAGCTAATCGCTTGCTCGAAGCAGAGTTAGTCCCATAA
- a CDS encoding beta-ketoacyl-ACP synthase III, producing MQDNYLSRPYAAITGIGGYVPQKRRTNFDLEQVCDTSDEWIIKRTGIKERRILDGDLATSDMAVMAIQDLCTRFNKDINDVDAILVATSTPDVMMPATANIIAKKLGLTNVWAFDMNAACSGFLYALDMGSSLIETQRYKNVLVVGADNISAFVDIQDRSTNILFGDGAGVVWLEPSSENGIIDAFMQSNGDGREYLNIEGGGSLHSINDETIAIEKKYIRQDGKVVFKQAIQSMSDACNQVLKRNNLHIDQVNWLIPHQANKRIIDAVGKEINIAAGRTLTNIEYLGNTIAATIPLCIWENLKQLQKGDLLMLTAFGAGFSWGASLLRWAI from the coding sequence ATGCAAGATAATTACCTTTCTAGACCATATGCAGCAATAACTGGTATTGGTGGATATGTGCCGCAGAAACGCCGAACGAACTTTGACTTGGAACAGGTATGCGACACGTCGGATGAATGGATCATCAAACGTACCGGTATCAAAGAACGCCGCATATTAGATGGCGATCTAGCAACTTCGGATATGGCCGTGATGGCGATCCAAGACCTGTGCACCCGTTTCAACAAAGATATCAATGATGTGGATGCGATCTTGGTGGCCACCTCTACGCCGGATGTGATGATGCCCGCCACGGCAAACATCATTGCCAAAAAGTTGGGATTGACCAATGTTTGGGCCTTTGATATGAATGCTGCATGTTCTGGATTTTTATATGCCTTGGATATGGGTTCTTCCCTGATAGAAACGCAACGTTATAAAAACGTGTTGGTCGTTGGCGCAGACAATATTAGTGCTTTCGTGGATATCCAAGACCGATCTACCAACATCTTGTTCGGCGACGGCGCAGGCGTTGTCTGGCTGGAGCCTTCATCAGAAAATGGTATTATCGATGCCTTCATGCAAAGCAATGGCGATGGACGCGAATATCTCAATATTGAAGGCGGTGGCTCGCTTCACTCGATCAACGACGAAACGATCGCCATCGAAAAGAAATACATCCGCCAAGATGGTAAAGTGGTGTTCAAGCAGGCCATCCAATCCATGAGCGATGCATGCAATCAGGTACTGAAGCGGAATAATCTCCATATCGATCAAGTCAACTGGCTGATCCCTCATCAAGCAAACAAAAGAATTATTGATGCTGTAGGGAAAGAGATAAATATCGCTGCAGGTCGCACTCTGACCAATATTGAGTACTTGGGAAACACTATCGCAGCAACGATTCCACTTTGTATTTGGGAAAACCTGAAACAATTGCAAAAAGGTGACCTCCTAATGCTCACCGCTTTCGGTGCCGGCTTCTCTTGGGGAGCTAGTCTATTGCGCTGGGCAATCTAG
- a CDS encoding STM3941 family protein — MNQQIELFRDSKKTRNLFLKSAGLCIILALAAVYSLGVFDGIIKIKLAVVSCAILVIMLFFLISSLLKLKDKAALVVINSRGISGSTTPVSKAFGEIAWSDIQDIQLEKVSGDTLVAFTVENDRKYADRLSKSYRGMAYKKEIDKYVIMYTASEIETDAPKLFDLVNQYWVANKSK; from the coding sequence ATGAACCAACAAATTGAATTATTCCGCGACAGCAAAAAAACGAGAAACCTTTTTCTTAAATCCGCCGGTTTGTGTATTATTTTGGCCCTTGCGGCGGTGTATAGTTTGGGCGTTTTTGACGGGATTATCAAAATAAAGTTAGCCGTTGTATCTTGCGCGATCTTGGTTATTATGTTGTTTTTCCTGATCAGTTCATTGTTAAAATTGAAAGATAAAGCGGCTTTGGTGGTCATCAATAGTAGAGGCATTTCAGGTTCTACGACACCAGTGTCCAAAGCCTTTGGCGAGATTGCTTGGTCTGATATACAGGATATTCAATTAGAAAAAGTAAGCGGTGATACCCTGGTTGCGTTTACGGTTGAAAATGATAGAAAGTACGCAGATAGATTGTCGAAATCTTATCGGGGGATGGCTTACAAAAAGGAGATTGACAAATATGTGATTATGTACACGGCTTCTGAAATTGAAACAGATGCTCCTAAATTATTTGATCTAGTAAATCAGTATTGGGTGGCAAACAAGTCGAAGTAA